In Desulfobacter hydrogenophilus, the genomic stretch CGATATCCTTGGCGCCAACGCCCGGGTCTGCTTTGAGTTTGATGAACTTGAAAAGATCAATAAACACGCATCTGGCTGTAATTGGGGCGCATCTTATACCAGTATCATTGGTGAAGGAACGGCACGAATCCTTGTGGATCCGGAAGAAAAGATCAACGGCCTGCACTGTATTATGGCCCAGTACAGCTCCCGCGCCTTTGAGTTTGGAAAGCAGGATCTTGCCGAAACCGCCGTGATTGAGGTTAAAATCCTGGGGATGACTGCCAAGCGGTCCGGGTAAAACCTCAATTTAAAACCATAAAGCGTATAAACATTTATTTTCTTCATGCGCTTTATGATCTTCATGGTAAACTTGCTTTAAGTTTATGGCATTGGGTAAAAACAGGCGCTAAAACGTTAATCCGGGTACTCTCCAGTGCGGCTGCCATGGGGGCGGTACACAGATGGGAAGCATTCTCGGCGTAACGTCTGTGGAGACG encodes the following:
- a CDS encoding pyridoxamine 5'-phosphate oxidase family protein, whose product is MRRKEKQITDQDQIDGIIKQAKVCRLGLSDNGLPYVVPLHFGYYPPFLYFHGADKGRKLDILGANARVCFEFDELEKINKHASGCNWGASYTSIIGEGTARILVDPEEKINGLHCIMAQYSSRAFEFGKQDLAETAVIEVKILGMTAKRSG